A stretch of Palaemon carinicauda isolate YSFRI2023 chromosome 34, ASM3689809v2, whole genome shotgun sequence DNA encodes these proteins:
- the LOC137627073 gene encoding uncharacterized protein: MPFDLEKFLGAPREHLNTLQEAKKDQLRQIAVRARISVGHAVVKAELLGKILDFLINSGNITEEEALPLRPLTLERGAARTVTVTEDPEIVKLKLQLELQQLTLEAEQKRLEAANAAVETEQRRLEIERKEKVLLEKELSAIRIEERLAEKQLPDAFDLSKARKLLPVFDEKDPDVFFITFENTATSLNWPRDQYVLLIRNSFKGKAAYVAAQLVQERDYEIFKTAILDAYSVTAEGYRQVFRQTLKNQAQTYLEFFTLKLKQFNKWIDKEQITTLEQLKNLIVLEEFLRRIPANVAMFIREKQEKDGKRAALLADDYHLIHKLKPHSSSPSSSPQLCTFCKKEGHHIKDCPSPKCKASHGKASPNAFSQGPKSGNTANKTTLHCAQPLSDFTAFTYPGKVNDIPVQILRDTGSSQTIISSKLKDLAKPTDQYVTVSDLTCQKVLPIVQISLDCPYFKGSTNVALLDSDLPCKNIDMILGNDLAQSNGTPSLIITQPEVVIEKACKELSPVVELPCQVVTRSTTSTSSYTEHTGKVDQSTLGEKVLADLVDIPSDEFVEYQRSDDSLKEYFDKVKDDVDESKLPYFYLDNNILMRRYRPLKIAGQNSWHDSYQLVVPSNLRAALLDLAHSAESHLGISKTYKRLLDDYYWPGMKADVKHHIESCHPCQVTGKPNRKIPPAPLVPITVPNSPFEKLITLRLMEPSNEYTRPLKTSCASTFVKLDETGMKTWICLCMYLGVHLMNRLEFLPSR; the protein is encoded by the exons atgccttttgatcttgagaaatttttaggtgcacccagggagcacctaaatacactacaggaagctaaaaaggaccagcttcgccaaatagctgtaagggctagaatatctgtaggtcatgctgtggtgaaagctgaactattgggaaagatattagatttcctgataaatagtggtaacataactgaagaagaggctcttcccttaaggcctttaacacttgaacgaggtgctgctcgtactgttactgtaactgaagacccagagatagtgaaattgaaactccaacttgaactgcagcagttaacactagaagctgaacaaaaaaggcttgaagctgcaaatgccgcagtagaaactgagcaaagaagacttgaaatagaacgtaaagaaaaagttctgttggaaaaggaactatcagccataagaatagaagaaaggttggcagaaaaacagctacccgatgcttttgaccttagtaaagcacgtaaactcctgcctgtcttcgatgaaaaagatcctgatgtttttttcattacttttgaaaacactgcaacgtctctcaactggcctagagaccaatatgttctcttaatcagaaactccttcaaaggaaaagctgcatatgtggcagcacaacttgtccaagaaagggattatgaaatctttaaaactgccatattagatgcttatagtgttacagcagaagggtatagacaagtcttcagacaaactttgaagaaccaagctcaaacctatctagagtttttcacattgaagttgaagcagtttaataaatggatagataaggaacaaataactactttagaacaattaaagaatttaatagttttagaagaattcctgaggcgtattccagctaatgtggcaatgtttattagagaaaaacaagaaaaagatggcaaaagggctgccctattagctgatgattaccatctcattcataaacttaaaccacattcgtcctcaccttcatcttccccacagctttgtactttttgtaagaaagaaggtcatcatattaaagactgtcctagtcccaaatgcaaagcttctcatggtaaggcttctcctaatgctttttcacaaggacccaaatcagggaatactgcaaataaaacgactcttcactgtgctcaacctctatcagactttacagcatttacatatcctggtaaagtaaatgatattcccgtgcaaattttgagagatacagggtcatctcaaactatcattagctcaaagttaaaagatttagctaaaccaacagatcagtatgtaactgtgtcagatttgacttgtcaaaaggttttacctattgtacagatttctcttgattgtccttattttaaaggttcaactaatgtcgccttgttggattctgacctgccttgcaagaacatagacatgatacttggtaatgacttggctcaatctaacggtactcctagtcttatcattacgcagcctgaagtagtgatcgaaaaagcttgcaaagagctttctccggtggtagagcttccctgccaagtagtcaccaggtctacaacctcaacttctagctacactgaacacacaggtaaggtggatcaaagtaccttaggtgaaaaagtccttgctgatcttgttgatattccctcagatgaatttgtagagtatcaaaggtctgatgatagtttgaaagaatactttgataaagtaaaagatgacgttgatgaaagtaagttaccatatttttatcttgataataacatccttatgagacgttatagacctttgaagattgcaggacaaaattcctggcatgatagttaccagcttgtagttccttctaatcttcgtgcagccttattggatcttgctcattcagcagagtctcatctaggcatttccaaaacctataagcgtttgctggacgattactactggcctggtatgaaagctgatgtaaagcaccacatagaatcttgccatccctgccaggtaactggtaaaccaaatcggaaaatacctccagcaccattagttcctattacagtacctaattctccttttgaaaag cttatcaccctcagactaatggagccctcgaacgagtacaccagaccattaaaaacctcctgcgcaagtacatttgtgaaactggacgagactgggatgaagacctggatctgcttatgtatgtacttaggagtacacctaatgaatcgactggaatttctcccttcgagatga